The Thermotoga caldifontis AZM44c09 genomic interval TTGCAGAGAGACGTTGGGCCTGACGAAGAAGAAGTCAGCCAAGTCTGTGATCTCTTCGAGGGAATGCATGCGATCTCTGACGCACAGGAAAACGTGCGTCAGCCACTCTTTGTTTCTGTAAGACCATCCTCTCGATTCGATGTACGGAATGAGTGTTTCCACGATTTTCTCAGGTTCTACCTTTCTTATGTAGTACCCGTTCATCCATCTGAGTTTGCCGGGGTCGAATATGGCTGGGTTCTTGCTCACACGGTCAAGGGAGAATTTCCTGATCATTTCCTCCACGGACATGATTTCTTGAGCATCGGGTGGGGACCAACCCAGGAGCGCAAGATAATTCACCAGCGCTTCCGGTAAGTACCCTCGGGCTCTGAACTCTTCCACGGACGTGGCACCGTGCCGTTTGCTGAGTTTCTTACCGTCTGGCCCGAGGATCATCGACACGTGTCCTATCTGTGGCGGTTCGACTCCAAACGCTTCGTAGATGGCGAGTTGCTTGACCGTGTTCGGCAGATGGTCGTCTCCCCTTATCACGTGCGTGATCCTCATGAGCATGTCGTCAACGACGCACGCGAAGTTGTAGGTGGGCATGCCGTTGCTCCGTAACAGGGCGAAATCACCCACCGAACCTTCGCCGAACACGACCTGGCCTTTTATCAGATCGTTATGGACGATCGTTTTCCTCGGCATCGAGAAGTAGATGGCTGGTTGCAGGCCTCTCTCTTCGTACTCTCTCATCCTCTCTCTTGTGGCGAACTGTTCGAACATCTCTCTGGTGTAGTGGGGCGGCAGGTTTTTGCTCAGCAGTTCCTCTCTGAGTTTCTCTATCTCTTCGGGATACGCATAAACTTTGTACGCCTTGTCCTCCCTGACCAGCTTTTCAGCGTACTCTCTGTAGATGTGGAGTCTCTCGCTCTGTCTGTACGGACCGTACGGTCCACCCACGTCGGGACCTTCGTCCCAGTGAATGCCGAGCCAGCGGAGTGACTCCATCAGTTTCTCTTCGAAAATGCGTTCCGAGCGGGCTATGTCCGTGTCTTCGATCCTCAGAACAAAGACGCCGTTGAAATGCCTCGCGAACAGGTAGTTGAAAAGCGCCGTTCGTGCTCCACCAACGTGCAAAAAACCTGTAGGGCTCGGTGCGAACCTGACTCTCACCATGCTTCTTCCTCCTACTTCTCAACAGTTCTTTTGACGAAGTACCAGAGGTACAGATCGAACTTACCCAACGTTTCACCGAAAACCTCAGCTTCTTGCTTCAACAGAGATTCTAACCGCAGATACCTCTGTTTCGTGAGGCTCGATGGCAACGAATCTATCAAGCCATACTCGAGCATGAGTGAGAGCACGTGCCTGTCGAGTATGGCCAGTTCCTCGATTCCCACATTCCTCAGAAAATGACTCGCCTCTTTGTATCCTATTCCAACCACATTCTTCACGAGCCATTCGCGCGCCTGCATTGCATCCAAAGAAAGCAGAGGCCTCAGCCTGCCCAGGACCCATCTGTTCCTCACTATGTAAGATGCACGGGCTTTCGGGTAACGATGGTGCAGTTTGGTCAGCATCTCTGTCAGCTCTTCTTCGCTCATAGTGATGAAACCGTCTCCGATCAGTTCCTGAGCTTTCATGCCTCCGCTCGCACTCCAGTTGGCTGTGAGTATGCAGAAGCACAGCTCGCTGTAAAGCTGCTCTTCGCTTCCGTTCTCACCAAGTTCTTTGAACTGTTTGAAGCGTTCCTCAACGAGCGGTTTGGCCTCCTGTCTGATCGATTCCACAGCCTGAGCGAGTCTTATCGCAACACACCTCCAGCTTTCATTATAGAACATCTCTGATCAGATTCTCGTGCACACCGTCGCACAGCTGTCGTACATGGTGGATAGAGTTAAGAGTAGTGGTCCCAGCCTTTTGGATCGATACACTTCGTGTCGGGCAAGTTTACATTTCAATGCGGCGAGCGTTTGATAGGCTCGGGATGGATGAAGGTGTTATAATTTTTCAGGAGGTTGTAGAATGACGATAAGTCAGATTGCAGAGATGCTCAGAAGTAAAGGCTTGAAAGTTACACCACAGAGGGTTGAGATCATAAGATTTCTGCAGACGCACAGAACCCATCCAACGGCACAGCAGATATACGAGCACGTCCTGCGCAAAGTTGGTAGCGTTTCTTTCACAACGATCTACAACACCGTTCGTGTGCTCGAACAGATGGGTGAGGTGAGGAAGATACCGATCAGCGACACAACGACCGTGTACGACGTCAACACTTCGGATCACGGTCATTTCGTTTGTGAGGTCTGTGGAAACATCTACGACATACCTTACGAAGCTTCGTTCCGCGTCCCGGGTGAAGTCAGAAGGACTGAACTCATTGTCTACGGTGTTTGCGAAAAATGTTCATCCCAGTGAGTTCAGAGAGTCCGCTTGACTTCCCTGAGCTGGTAGAATTCCAGTTCGTCTCCTTCCTGGAAGTCTGATCTATTCTTGAACTTTATACCACATTCCTGTGGTGCCTCAACTTGACTGACATCTTCCTTGAAGTGTTTGAGGCTCTCTATTTCGTCTGTGAACAGCAAAACACCGTTTCTGTACACCCGGACTTTGCTATCGCGCGTGACTTTTCCTTCGAGCATCTGAACGCCCGCAACCTTACCCACTTTCTTTATATCGAAGACCTTCTTGATCTCACCTCGGCCAACGAGTTCCTCAACGATCTGCGGTTTCAACATGCCTTCCATCGCAAGTTTGAGGCTCTCGATCAGATCGTATATGACTTCGTAGGTCTTCACCTGAACGCCTTCCGCCTCGGCCGCCTTCCTCGCCTGTGACTCTACTTTCACTCTGAATCCAAGGACGATACCATCACAGGTGGAAGCGAGCATGATGTCACTCTCAGTAACCGGACCCACGGCCGCGTGAACGACGCTCACCTTTATCTCATCTGACTTCAACGATTCAACAGCACTCTGAACTGCGCTCAAGGAACCTAAGGTGTCCGCCTTCAGAATCAAATTGAGCTCCTTTTTCTCCTTCTCTTCCATCATTTTCAAGAGTTCTTCCAGGGTCATTCTCCTTCTGGTGCGTCTCTCTTTCTCGACACGCGCTTTGATCTCTTCGCTCACCTGGCGGGCTGTTTCAAGGTCTTCCACGCTGTAAATCGTGTAACGCAGATCTGGCAATTCCTCGAATCCAACGATCATCACTGGTTGGGAAGGTTCAGCACTCTTGATGTGCTTACCCTTGTCATCGATCAGGGCTCGGACCTTCGCGTATATGGGGCCTGAGATCACGTAGTCACCAATTTTCAGAATTCCGTCTTTTACGATCACGTTTGCAACTGGTCCCAGTCCACGCTCAACCTTCGATTCTATGACGACGCACCTTGCGGGTCCTTTTGGATAGCACTTTATTTCCTTCATTTCCGCTAAGAGCAGTATCATTTCCAGCAGCTCATCGATGCCCTGCCCGGTTCTCGCAGATATGGGGACGACGATCGTATCGCCACCCCAATCCTCTGGAACAAGGTTCAATTTTGATACGAGCTGTTGCTTCGTCGCTTCGACGTTTGCGTTTGGCTTGTCTATCTTGTTTATCGCCACTATGACGGGCACGTTCGCTGCCTTCGCGTGGTTGTAAGCCTCGATGGTTTGAGGCATGACACCGTCGTCCGCCGCGACCACGAGCACGACTATGTCCGTCGCCTGAGCACCCCTGGCCCTCATCTCTGTGAACAGTTCGTGACCAGGCGTGTCAATGAAGGTTATTTTCTTGCCGTTGTAACTGACCTGGTACGCGCCTATTGACTGGGTTATTCCTCCGGCTTCTTGCTCGGCTATGCGAGTTTTCCTTATTCTGTCCAGAAGCGTTGTCTTGCCGTGGTCCACGTGTCCCATGACCGTTACGACGGGCGGTCTCGGAACGAGTTCATTCGCGTGCTTGGTGTACAGCTCTTCGAAGTATTTCTCTATCTGCTGGAGTTTGCTGATGGACATTTCTGCTTGCTCCGTTTTCTCCTCCCGCTGTATCTTCAGTTTATAACCGTACATCTTCGCGATTTCTCTTGCTGTTTTTTCGTCCAGTTTCTGGTTGGGTTTGAGCGCCACACCTTTCATGAACATGTCCTGAATCACTTTGTTCAAAGGCACGCCTATCTTCAACGCGAGAGTGTTCAGCTGGAGCTCTTCCTCCTTCAGGGCAACTTCTTCTCTGACCTCTTCCTCTATCTCCTCTTCCTTTTTCGCCTTCGCAACGGGTTTGGATTTTTCCACATCTTCCTCTTCGAAAAGTTCGAGTAAGAGCTTGACCGTCTCTTCATCTATGTAACTCATGTGGTTCTTCACATCGAGTCCGAGCTCCTCGAGCTCCTGGAGGAGGTCCTTGGCAGACATATTCAGCTTCTTCGCGAGTTCATAGACTCTCAACCTCGGCACTCGTATCACCCCTTTAAGCCTTATATATTTTACAGCACGGCGGTGGAGAACGTATCTTCTTCAGAGTATCGTAATCAAGGACGCACCTGTTCAAAATGTGGGTGTCGCGGTCCTGCTGGGAACGCCCCGGATAGGATCATTTTTCAGTGTGCTTTCGTCGAAACAGTTCCACTGTGGTATAAAATGGTAGGACATAGTGACAGAGGAGGTTCGATGTGAATGTCAATTTTTGCGCAGGATTTCTCCGAGCAACCCAAGGCAGTGAGAGAACTACTCACGTTCGCCGAGGAGATCAAAAGAAAAGCGGCCATCCTTCAACCGAAAAGTGTTCTCGTACTGGGCATGGGAGCTTCTTATTACGCGGGACTGTACGCTACAGTCTACGCGAACACCATGGGAATGAACTGTAGATGTGAGGAGCTTTCCGAAGTCGTCTGGTACTGGAGTGAGAATTCTTTCGATCTTTACGACACGATCGTTCTGGTGTCACAATCCGGTGAAACCGCGGAACTGAAGAAGCTCGTTGAAAAGTATCCGAGGATTCGAAAAAAATCTGTCCTCGTGACCAACAATCCCAACAGTTCCGCGGCGAAGGTTCTTGGCGAAGATAGAGTGTTTTTGATCCACGCCGGTCAGGAGAGGGCCATGGGCTCTACCAAAACGTTCGTGAACAGCATTGTAACGCTGTTGCTCATACTTTCTCAGTGGGCAGGAAAGCCTTTGAATCCTGATGGACTGGACGATCATCTTGAAAGTGCACTCGCAGTTGACATCCATGACTACGTTGAGAGTGTCGCGGCGAACGGACAGCTCGTTCTGGTGGGACGTGGTTTCTCCGTACCGATACTCCGCATGGCGCAGCTCACCCTGGCGGAAGTTGCCAGGTTCAATTGCTCGTGGTACAGCGGAGGAGGTTTTCGCCACGGTGCGATGGAGTTGATGGTTGGAGGAATCGTTTCGACGTTCATCCATGTTGAGGGAAAAACGTCCCAGATCATGGCAAGGTTCGCCCGGGAACTGTCCCGCTTCGATGGGTTGTGGCTGATAAGCAACGTTGAAACGATTGTACCGCGGTGCGTTCGCCTCAAGGAGGGACTGACCGAGGAACTGGCACCGATTCCCGCGATCGTTGTTTTCCAGAGGCTCGCCGATGAACTGGCTCGAAGGAGAGGTTATCCGAGTGGAGTTGGCATGATCGCGACCAAAGTCACGAGCGAGGAATGAGGGTTTTTCCGTGCGCCAGGTCTTTGAGCTTCTGTACCGTTGCTGCGTCCATGCCTGCCTTCCACCAGTAAGGTAAGACCGTGTTGTTCAGTAGCAGAGGATCAACGTCTGATGGCAACACTCCTGAACGTGTCAGCTCGATCCAGTCTCTCGTACCAGGAATGGGCGTGTACTCGTTCAGGGAAACCGAGATGGACGCTTTCTTGCAGACTTCTATCGCGGTCATCACATCCTGCACTGTTTGGCCGGGCATGTTGACCATAATGTAGGCTTGAATCTCGTCCGCTGTGAAACCTGCATTTTTCAGCAGTTCTGCCGCTCTCAAAATGTCTTCGTCGTACACTTTCCCACCGGTCCTGATCTGCAACGGACCGGAGGTTTCGTATCCGAGTTTGATGGTGACGAAATTCGCTCGCTTCAACAGCTGGGCAAGTTCTTCGTCTATCAACCTCGCGTGTATTCCGTTGGGGAGGTGGTAGTTAACTCCAAGATCCAGTTCGATGAGCTCTCTCAGCAGTGGTTTGAAGTGATTCTCTTTGTCTATGAGGGCGGCATCGTCGAAGAACACGACGTCTTTCACGTTGAACATGCGAACGTACTTCTGTACCATTTCGACGATCCTGTGAACACTTCTGTGTATCCATTTGCCGTACAATTTTGGGGTCAGACAGTAACTGCAGTTGTACACGCATCCGAGTGACGTGAAGAAAACGAGATAACCCACCCTCTGGTACAGTTCGTACGCTGGATCGAACCTTTCGAACCAATCGTTGAGATCGGTGTTGAAACTTCCATCGAACAGCTCGAAGAGCAATTCGTTCAGTTTCGAGACGTCTTCGGTGTATATCACGTCGGCTCCACTGTGAAGCTTCGCGTGGTCCGGATAGATACGCGCGTACGTTCCGCCGAGGACTACCGGTACATTCGGGAACATGCCTTTGATGATCTCTATCGTCTGGCGCACACCGGGCCACCAGTAGGTCATGGAGGACGTCACGAAAAACGCGTCTGGATTTTCGATCTGTTTCAGTTTGTGTACGAAAAACTCTTCGGGTGCCCCGTAGCGCTTGTACTTCCTTGGAACAAAGGACAGTTCAGGCGGTTTCGAAACTTCCACGGTGTGGAACTTTCCTGTGCCGTATCGCTTGTCGGGCTTCGGCTTGACGAACCTGGCAAGATCCGGATCGTGTCTGTTCAGAAGGTCTATGAGGACAACGTCGAACCCGTAACTCAGGAGTACGGCTCCAACGTAGAGCAACCCGACAGGTTTGAGCCAGAAATCGTACGCGGCAAAATCGCAGATCCAGGGATTGATCAGAACGATCTTCTTTTTTCTTGCCAGAACTTGAACATCCCCTTCAGCGTTAGATCTGGATCCAACACGTCGTGCTCCACGAGCTTCTCCAGAACCTTACTCTGGCCACCCGTGAGAAACACCACGAACGGTTCTTTGTAGTAAGCCTTTATCTCTTTCACCAAACCGTTCAGGGCATTCGCGGTGCCTTTCACAACACCAATTCTAATGTTTTCTGAGGTGTCCTTTCCCACGCAGTTCGTGGGTGCGTACAGATCGACCTGGGGCAGTTTCGCGGTTTTCTCGAACAAGCTGTGGGCTGCGGTCATGAGACCGGGCATGATCACTCCACCTTCGTAGTTACCATCTTTCACCACATCTATGGTGATCGCTGTTCCTGCATCTATCACCAGCGAGTTGGGATGTTCACGCACGACCGCGAAGACGTTTGCCACTCTGTCGGCACCTATCTCCGAGGGATTTTTCACGTTCCATTTCACTGTGGATGCGCTGGTTGCATCCACCCACGTGCATTCCACCCTGAAATATTTCTCCACGAGCCTCTGAAAGACGTAGTTCAACGAAGGCACGACCGAGGCGATCACGGCACCCTGAAACTGTGGGATAACTCCGAGCTGTTTTTCGAGCAGAACCGATACCATCGCGAAGAGCTCGTCTTCTGTCTGGGATCTCTGTGTGGAAAACCTCCACTTGTGAAAGGTTGCACCATCCTCGGTGATACCTGCCACCGTCTGGGTGTTCCCTATGTCGAAGAGAATGAGCATCGCTCCACCTCCAACGGTTATATAATAAACGAAGGAGGTGCTTCGAATCCATCCCTCCGTGCTCATCAACGCCGTTTGCGTGTTTGCGGGTTCTTCCATAGGAATGGCACTGGGTAAGGCCGTTTCCGAGAGGTTCAAGAAAATCCTCTTTCAAGCTGTCGGGTTGACGACGATCGGTGTCGGTATCAAAATGACGCTGGACACCTCGAGCTTCATAATTGTTCTACTCTCGCTGGCCTTCGGGGCGATCCTTGGTGAAATGATAGACATCGAGGAAAAGCTTTCAAGGGTCGGCAGGTTTTCGAAAGATTCAACGAGGTTTGCAAAGGGTTTCGTCGCTGCCACGACCCTGTTCCTCGTGGGCCCCATGACGATCGTCGGCTCCATAAGGGCAGGTCTTTTGAACGACGGCACACTGATCTACGTGAAGTCTGTTCTGGATTTCATCTCCTCCATCGTACTGGCTTCGCTGTATGGCATCGGAGTGTTCGTTACAGGTGTGGTTGTGCTGGTCGTACAGGGGAGCATGGTTCTGCTGGCTTCTCAGCTCTCGTTCCTGACGCAGCAAAGTTATCTTGCGAATTTCACGGGCGTGGGCGGGCTGATAGTCTTCGCCATCGGCCTCAGGCTCCTCGAACTGAGGGATATAAAGGTGGGCAACCTTTTGCCCGCACTGGTTCTTTCTCCATTCATAGATTTCATAGCAAGATTTTTCAAATGAGAGGAGAGTACGAATGAAGAAGTGGGAAGAGGCCTTCTTGCACATAAGTATCATAGTTATCGCACTTCTGGCCAACAGGAGTATCACTTACGAATTCAGTGTTCCAAAGTATGCGTTCGCCGCTTTGTTCGCACTGATCATGGCATTTTTGCTCGTGTTCGAATGGGCTAAGAAGGGAAAGTTCGAACTCACAGTTTATCTTTCGTTCGCGAACGTTCTGTGGCTCGTTTTTGCCGGCTTCGCCTTACTCTCAACAGTTTACGTGCTTCGCAACAACCCTTATTATTTCAGATACTCCATCGATATAGCGCTGTACACGCTCCTGACGGCCTTCATGGCACTGTACTTTTCGAACAGGGTCAGCGACAAGAGAACGGTGACGAGGCTTCTCCTCACGTTTCTGGCTTCGGGTATGGTCATAGCGATAGACAGTCTGCTCAATTTCTACACCGGAACGAGCATATTCTTTGGCAGGATCGGTGTGTCTTTCGACAGGACCACGATAAGGGCGAGTGTTGGTAACGTCATCTTCGTGACGAACTATTTGGGAATGCTGCTGCCGGTGAGCCTTTATTTCATGTTGTCCGACGATTACGGATGGGAGAACGCGAAGAAGAAAGAATACGTGATGGTGAAGGTATTCTCTCTGATTTATTTCCTTCTGTCACTGGTCGTGATCACGGTGGGACAGACGAGGTCTGAGTACATCGCACTGGCGATCATGCTCTCCCTCTTCTCTGGTTTTTACCTCATCTATCGCAAGGGAAAAGAGAAACAAGCAACTTTCCTCTCAGAGCAACTCAAGCGTTTCAACAGAATCATCTTCGTCCTGCTCGTTGTGCTATCGATCGCTGTGTTGGTCGTGTACAACACGAAGAATCCTTTGACCGGTGAGGGGCAAATTTCATTGGTCGAGAGGTTTGCCCCGCAAATTTTCGCATCGAACGCGGAAGAACGATTGCTTGCCTGGCTTTCTTCGATAGAACAGTGGAAAGAAAGCAAGCTGATCGGTACAGGTATAGGCACCTATCAGATCCTCGCAATAGAAGAGCTCGCCAAGGTGATGGAGAAGCATCCGCGCTTTCTCTACGTGTGGAACAATTTCAAGCGCACGCACAACGATTACTTCCAGGTGCTCGGTGAGATGGGAATTCTTGGTTTCAGTACGGTAGTGATCCTCGCAGTTCTTTTGGGTCTGTACGCCCTGAACAGGTTCAGAAAATTGCAAAGATTAGATGATTTTCTTTTGTTCCTTTCGATGAGCGTTGGATTTGTCGGCTTCATGATTCAAAGTTTCTTCAGCTTTCCTGCCCACCTGTTGCCCAACTCTTTGCTCGCCATATTCTATGCATCTGTCGCGACGGGAGTTTATTTCAATTCCGATGAGAGCAGCTTCCTTTCTTGGAAAGTGACGCTCCGGGGTTTGAAACTCTCACTGGCACTCGTGATCGTGATGTTCACCGTGATCTCAACGACGTATTTGAAATGGAACTATTTCGTGTCCGAAGTTTACTTCAAGAGTGGAAGCAGTTCCTACAATCTGATTGCGAGCTTAGACGTCGAGAAGAGTACACTGGAACAGCTCGAGAAGGACATAATGGCCAGGCTGAGAGAGCTTGAAGATCTGTCTGGCCAGTTCGTGAGTCTGAGACCTGAGAATTTCAAGATCGAAAACCTCGACCCTGTGGAGGTTGAGAAAAGAAGGATAAACCAGATCGTTTCGATAAGGAAGAGTCTTGAAAGTGACCTCGAAAAGGTGAGAAACAGGCTGAGCCAAGTTCAGCAGTTACAGTCGCAGCACTTGAAGCTGGCAAAGGAGAACCTCTTGAAATCTGTCTCGATGAACCACACTTACGGCAAATCTCACTTCTACCTGGCCTCGCTGTGCTTGAGGGGGGACAGGGTCAGCCTGCTGTCGAACGCGCTGCGCCAGGGGAAAACCTCTGTCCTCACACAGAACTTCGACGATTATCAGAGGGTCATAGCACCACAGTTCAAAAGCTCGGATCTACTCTTCTTGATGGAACTGAAGAAGCTTTACCCAGACTCGGTCAGCGAAGACACACTGGCGAACATGCAAGTCTTGCTGGACTCCTGTGCGCTGTTCAAGACATCGTTGCTGAGTTTCAACGAGAGAAACACGTACAAAGCCCTCGCATCGAGGTATGCGATCCTCGCGAGCGCTGTGAGACAGCTCACGCAACAGCTGAGCTATTTGCAGCAAAATGAAGAGGCCAGAACTTTTCTGAACAGGCTCGACGAGCTGTACGTGAGGTACAGGAATGAGTTCGTCCACTGGGCCATGGGAACGGTGTACCGTCTGCCTGGTTCCTGGAGCAGATATCCAGAGTGGAAAAATCCTGACACCGTGAGAGCCGCGCGGGGAGAGGACATCTACAGACTGC includes:
- the gltX gene encoding glutamate--tRNA ligase, whose amino-acid sequence is MVRVRFAPSPTGFLHVGGARTALFNYLFARHFNGVFVLRIEDTDIARSERIFEEKLMESLRWLGIHWDEGPDVGGPYGPYRQSERLHIYREYAEKLVREDKAYKVYAYPEEIEKLREELLSKNLPPHYTREMFEQFATRERMREYEERGLQPAIYFSMPRKTIVHNDLIKGQVVFGEGSVGDFALLRSNGMPTYNFACVVDDMLMRITHVIRGDDHLPNTVKQLAIYEAFGVEPPQIGHVSMILGPDGKKLSKRHGATSVEEFRARGYLPEALVNYLALLGWSPPDAQEIMSVEEMIRKFSLDRVSKNPAIFDPGKLRWMNGYYIRKVEPEKIVETLIPYIESRGWSYRNKEWLTHVFLCVRDRMHSLEEITDLADFFFVRPNVSLQVDEPVRKGLLECASRLQQENELTKEQLVNVFREVVKTSKLNAKDFYMNLRKALTGKSEGPELVDIVTLLGPAETALRIKKALGVE
- a CDS encoding N-glycosylase/DNA lyase, which gives rise to MFYNESWRCVAIRLAQAVESIRQEAKPLVEERFKQFKELGENGSEEQLYSELCFCILTANWSASGGMKAQELIGDGFITMSEEELTEMLTKLHHRYPKARASYIVRNRWVLGRLRPLLSLDAMQAREWLVKNVVGIGYKEASHFLRNVGIEELAILDRHVLSLMLEYGLIDSLPSSLTKQRYLRLESLLKQEAEVFGETLGKFDLYLWYFVKRTVEK
- a CDS encoding Fur family transcriptional regulator, translated to MTISQIAEMLRSKGLKVTPQRVEIIRFLQTHRTHPTAQQIYEHVLRKVGSVSFTTIYNTVRVLEQMGEVRKIPISDTTTVYDVNTSDHGHFVCEVCGNIYDIPYEASFRVPGEVRRTELIVYGVCEKCSSQ
- the infB gene encoding translation initiation factor IF-2 is translated as MPRLRVYELAKKLNMSAKDLLQELEELGLDVKNHMSYIDEETVKLLLELFEEEDVEKSKPVAKAKKEEEIEEEVREEVALKEEELQLNTLALKIGVPLNKVIQDMFMKGVALKPNQKLDEKTAREIAKMYGYKLKIQREEKTEQAEMSISKLQQIEKYFEELYTKHANELVPRPPVVTVMGHVDHGKTTLLDRIRKTRIAEQEAGGITQSIGAYQVSYNGKKITFIDTPGHELFTEMRARGAQATDIVVLVVAADDGVMPQTIEAYNHAKAANVPVIVAINKIDKPNANVEATKQQLVSKLNLVPEDWGGDTIVVPISARTGQGIDELLEMILLLAEMKEIKCYPKGPARCVVIESKVERGLGPVANVIVKDGILKIGDYVISGPIYAKVRALIDDKGKHIKSAEPSQPVMIVGFEELPDLRYTIYSVEDLETARQVSEEIKARVEKERRTRRRMTLEELLKMMEEKEKKELNLILKADTLGSLSAVQSAVESLKSDEIKVSVVHAAVGPVTESDIMLASTCDGIVLGFRVKVESQARKAAEAEGVQVKTYEVIYDLIESLKLAMEGMLKPQIVEELVGRGEIKKVFDIKKVGKVAGVQMLEGKVTRDSKVRVYRNGVLLFTDEIESLKHFKEDVSQVEAPQECGIKFKNRSDFQEGDELEFYQLREVKRTL
- a CDS encoding SIS domain-containing protein, which gives rise to MSIFAQDFSEQPKAVRELLTFAEEIKRKAAILQPKSVLVLGMGASYYAGLYATVYANTMGMNCRCEELSEVVWYWSENSFDLYDTIVLVSQSGETAELKKLVEKYPRIRKKSVLVTNNPNSSAAKVLGEDRVFLIHAGQERAMGSTKTFVNSIVTLLLILSQWAGKPLNPDGLDDHLESALAVDIHDYVESVAANGQLVLVGRGFSVPILRMAQLTLAEVARFNCSWYSGGGFRHGAMELMVGGIVSTFIHVEGKTSQIMARFARELSRFDGLWLISNVETIVPRCVRLKEGLTEELAPIPAIVVFQRLADELARRRGYPSGVGMIATKVTSEE
- a CDS encoding B12-binding domain-containing radical SAM protein; translation: MARKKKIVLINPWICDFAAYDFWLKPVGLLYVGAVLLSYGFDVVLIDLLNRHDPDLARFVKPKPDKRYGTGKFHTVEVSKPPELSFVPRKYKRYGAPEEFFVHKLKQIENPDAFFVTSSMTYWWPGVRQTIEIIKGMFPNVPVVLGGTYARIYPDHAKLHSGADVIYTEDVSKLNELLFELFDGSFNTDLNDWFERFDPAYELYQRVGYLVFFTSLGCVYNCSYCLTPKLYGKWIHRSVHRIVEMVQKYVRMFNVKDVVFFDDAALIDKENHFKPLLRELIELDLGVNYHLPNGIHARLIDEELAQLLKRANFVTIKLGYETSGPLQIRTGGKVYDEDILRAAELLKNAGFTADEIQAYIMVNMPGQTVQDVMTAIEVCKKASISVSLNEYTPIPGTRDWIELTRSGVLPSDVDPLLLNNTVLPYWWKAGMDAATVQKLKDLAHGKTLIPRS
- a CDS encoding type III pantothenate kinase gives rise to the protein MLILFDIGNTQTVAGITEDGATFHKWRFSTQRSQTEDELFAMVSVLLEKQLGVIPQFQGAVIASVVPSLNYVFQRLVEKYFRVECTWVDATSASTVKWNVKNPSEIGADRVANVFAVVREHPNSLVIDAGTAITIDVVKDGNYEGGVIMPGLMTAAHSLFEKTAKLPQVDLYAPTNCVGKDTSENIRIGVVKGTANALNGLVKEIKAYYKEPFVVFLTGGQSKVLEKLVEHDVLDPDLTLKGMFKFWQEKRRSF
- a CDS encoding DUF554 domain-containing protein, translating into MLRIHPSVLINAVCVFAGSSIGMALGKAVSERFKKILFQAVGLTTIGVGIKMTLDTSSFIIVLLSLAFGAILGEMIDIEEKLSRVGRFSKDSTRFAKGFVAATTLFLVGPMTIVGSIRAGLLNDGTLIYVKSVLDFISSIVLASLYGIGVFVTGVVVLVVQGSMVLLASQLSFLTQQSYLANFTGVGGLIVFAIGLRLLELRDIKVGNLLPALVLSPFIDFIARFFK
- a CDS encoding O-antigen ligase family protein translates to MKKWEEAFLHISIIVIALLANRSITYEFSVPKYAFAALFALIMAFLLVFEWAKKGKFELTVYLSFANVLWLVFAGFALLSTVYVLRNNPYYFRYSIDIALYTLLTAFMALYFSNRVSDKRTVTRLLLTFLASGMVIAIDSLLNFYTGTSIFFGRIGVSFDRTTIRASVGNVIFVTNYLGMLLPVSLYFMLSDDYGWENAKKKEYVMVKVFSLIYFLLSLVVITVGQTRSEYIALAIMLSLFSGFYLIYRKGKEKQATFLSEQLKRFNRIIFVLLVVLSIAVLVVYNTKNPLTGEGQISLVERFAPQIFASNAEERLLAWLSSIEQWKESKLIGTGIGTYQILAIEELAKVMEKHPRFLYVWNNFKRTHNDYFQVLGEMGILGFSTVVILAVLLGLYALNRFRKLQRLDDFLLFLSMSVGFVGFMIQSFFSFPAHLLPNSLLAIFYASVATGVYFNSDESSFLSWKVTLRGLKLSLALVIVMFTVISTTYLKWNYFVSEVYFKSGSSSYNLIASLDVEKSTLEQLEKDIMARLRELEDLSGQFVSLRPENFKIENLDPVEVEKRRINQIVSIRKSLESDLEKVRNRLSQVQQLQSQHLKLAKENLLKSVSMNHTYGKSHFYLASLCLRGDRVSLLSNALRQGKTSVLTQNFDDYQRVIAPQFKSSDLLFLMELKKLYPDSVSEDTLANMQVLLDSCALFKTSLLSFNERNTYKALASRYAILASAVRQLTQQLSYLQQNEEARTFLNRLDELYVRYRNEFVHWAMGTVYRLPGSWSRYPEWKNPDTVRAARGEDIYRLLAVQMLSIEPLVSDVTIDFLSNLAHREVWACEAMAAKGVWAVPDGVAPVLLASILALREQDPARAEQLLKTMKEEYKSSYDRITNELQRLDLKVEIEKYLSAVSSAITQVLTKEDVPVVRVQAIQSIVKGLANQIEDQLRSANWKSVISDELTALRNGDATKVHSLISNLPGALLNELQRLIAGTVKDQSRLNRIFQEITAVLNDVPFNLKLWERYSRFVAFYSVLEEVSQ